From the genome of Spinacia oleracea cultivar Varoflay chromosome 2, BTI_SOV_V1, whole genome shotgun sequence, one region includes:
- the LOC110779699 gene encoding serine/threonine-protein kinase PBL34: MEKKCGCWAVLRRNVTSSCKPSSNSKKNSANSIPRSSLVYDAAAETRYLNASNREMCVPNDEAKLPSEPPDPPPPSETCRPPPQLLQFTFQELKSATGNFRPDSILGEGGFGYVFKGWIEENSTSPAKPGTGVTVAVKSLKPDGLQGHREWVAEVDFLGQLHHTNLVKLVGYCSEDDQRLLVYEFMTRGSLENHLFRRTMPLSWPCRMKIALGAAKGLAFLHGNREPVIYRDFKTSNILLDTEFNAKLSDFGLAKAGPQGDNTHVSTRVVGTYGYAAPEYVMTGHLTSKSDVYSFGVVLLEILTGRRSMDKKRPSGEQNLVSWARPYLSDKRKLYQIVDPRLELNYSIKGVQKVSQLSYGCLNRDPKSRPSMDEIVKVLIPLLDLNDMAIISYQSRLSQPGRRRRKSDGHVLNMSSHPLQIRNIRGSPLNSGKHHPC; this comes from the exons atggAAAAGAAGTGTGGTTGCTGGGCAGTTTTGCGCAGAAATGTTACAAGTTCCTGCAAACCTTCTTCTAATTCCAAAAAAAACTCTGCTAATTCCATCCCTCGTTCTAGCCTTGTTTATGATGCAG CTGCTGAAACCAGGTATTTGAATGCTAGCAACAGGGAAATGTGTGTACCAAATGATGAAGCTAAGCTTCCCTCTGAACCTCCTGATCCACCACCACCTTCAGAGACCTGCAGACCCCCTCCTCAACTCCTGCAGTTTACATTTCAAGAGTTAAAATCTGCCACCGGGAACTTTAGACCCGATAGCATACTCGGGGAGGGCGGTTTTGGGTATGTATTTAAAGGGTGGATTGAAGAGAACAGCACCTCACCTGCGAAACCGGGTACTGGAGTTACTGTTGCTGTCAAAAGTCTGAAGCCAGATGGTTTACAAGGACACAGAGAATGGGTG GCTGAAGTTGACTTTCTTGGTCAACTTCATCATACCAATCTTGTTAAGCTTGTTGGGTATTGTAGTGAAGATGATCAGAGACTTCTAGTGTATGAGTTCATGACACGAGGAAGCCTCGAAAACCATCTCTTTCGAA GAACTATGCCTCTGTCATGGCCCTGCAGAATGAAGATAGCCCTTGGTGCAGCCAAAGGTTTGGCATTTCTTCATGGGAACCGGGAACCTGTCATTTACCGAGATTTTAAAACCTCGAACATTTTGCTTGATACG GAATTCAATGCAAAACTCTCAGATTTTGGTCTAGCCAAAGCAGGACCTCAAGGGGACAACACCCATGTTTCTACAAGAGTAGTAGGAACTTATGGTTATGCTGCCCCTGAATACGTGATGACCG GGCACTTGACATCTAAGAGTGACGTGTACAGCTTTGGTGTAGTACTACTAGAGATCCTAACAGGGAGGAGATCAATGGACAAGAAACGGCCAAGCGGTGAACAAAACCTAGTGAGTTGGGCACGACCATATCTAAGTGACAAGAGAAAGCTGTATCAAATAGTTGATCCTCGTTTGGAGCTTAACTATTCCATTAAAGGTGTACAAAAGGTCTCTCAGTTGTCCTATGGTTGCCTTAACAGAGACCCTAAGTCCCGTCCTTCAATGGATGAAATTGTTAAGGTCCTCATCCCTTTGCTAGACCTCAATGACATGGCCATTATATCATATCAGTCACGGTTATCTCAACCAGGAAGGCGAAGGAGGAAATCTGATGGACATGTCCTTAACATGTCTTCCCACCCCCTTCAGATTAGAAATATTAGGGGCTCTCCTTTGAATTCTGGTAAGCATCACCCTTGCTAA